The following proteins come from a genomic window of Pseudochaenichthys georgianus chromosome 17, fPseGeo1.2, whole genome shotgun sequence:
- the LOC117462314 gene encoding transcriptional repressor p66 alpha-like isoform X1: MSEEAVRQTRSQKRAMGKDTGPHSTEPSEDENESKKPKLDPSEPRTEDQTELEANSVTAQEDQSPTTVESEHKEEPEQSPSPLPLALPLASHPVKDDQEQTQKQQTVLEPSSDNQTDHKDRDIKVRTEPALETRSKIELTEPKASSGLAAGEVKATIKVEVQRGDQPVDMSTFRGIKREKRPPSPEDDDVIILSDNDSPSPPMNGLRHFKELDIDLLMKSSPAERVHIIKQLKEELRLEEAKLVLLKKLRQSQIHKDTPQNPSGLSGSSVPPPLIRGTITSNKGSQQILTAKSSGMVIPPPLVRGGQQMLSKHSSQIIMPPLVRGAQQIHALRQQQQLAASGGSGPPPLLMGSRTSAPTNQGQRGMLNSGLIRIGSSVNTLASASSLKGSSSGSSLSLIGVNESPASRQAAAKLALRKQLEKTLLEIPPPKPPAPEFNFLPSAANNEFIYLVGLEEVVQNLLDTIHRGKTGVALSKTIPREPFTCTQCKTDFTCRWRHDKTKGGALLCEHCMSSNQKKVLKAEHTNRLKAAFVKALQQEQEIEQRIFQQTSSSVSHSSSSSSMKAEKLVSHQLKQAHARASSMHHLQQASRGSNMVYHHSIKQSSQGQLSHGVSSLGLRGVPHSFSSSSQLQSAVAAAALVSRPGKHAHNSHRSVQSSKVSSSGTAGGRNISGGSASSTAWKKQSNSNTGVTMAYVNPSLTGHKTSASADARQREYLLDMIPSRSSISQTANTWK, from the exons ATGTCTGAGGAGGCTGTTCGCCAGACTCGCAGCCAAAAGAGGGCGATGGGGAAGGATACTGGACCCCATTCTACAGAACCCTCTGAGGATGAGAATGAAAGCAAAAAGCCTAAATTGGACCCTTCTGAACCCAGGACAGAGGATCAAACTGAACTTGAAGCCAACTCGGTAACGGCACAGGAAGATCAGAGCCCGACCACGGTCGAATCAGAGCACAAGgaggagccagagcagagcccGTCGCCGCTACCTTTAGCGCTACCTTTGGCCTCTCATCCTGTGAAGGATGATCAGGAGCAGACCCAAAAACAACAGACGGTGCTTGAACCCAGCTCAGACAATCAGACTGATCACAAGGACAGAGACATCAAGGTGAGGACGGAGCCAGCTTTGGAAACAAGGAGCAAGATCGAACTGACAGAGCCAAAAGCGTCCAGTGGCCTGGCTGCCGGTGAGGTGAAGGCCACCATCAAAGTGGAAGTTCAGAGGGGAGACCAGCCCGTGGACATGAGCACCTTCAGAGG CATAAAAAGGGAGAAACGGCCTCCGTCCCCTGAAGATGACGATGTCATCATCTTGTCAGATAATGACTCCCCCAGCCCTCCGATGAATGGCTTGAGACACTTCAAGGAGCTGGACATAGACCTGCTCATG aAGAGCAGCCCAGCGGAGAGGGTGCACATCATTAAGCAGCTGAAGGAGGAGCTGAGACTGGAGGAGGCCAAGCTGGTGCTTCTGAAGAAACTTCGACAGAGCCAGATACACAAGGACACTCCTCAGAAT CCCTCCGGTCTGTCCGGCTCCTCTGTGCCCCCTCCTCTCATTCGAGGAACAATTACAAGCAACAAAGGCTCTCAACAG ATTTTGACAGCCAAGAGTTCAGGCATGGTCATCCCTCCGCCGCTGGTGAGAGGAGGGCAGCAGATGTTGTCCAAACATAGCTCCCAGATCATAATGCCACCTCTGGTCAGAGGGGCACAG CAAATCCACGCTCTgcgccagcagcagcagttgGCTGCCTCTGGAGGATCAGGACCTCCTCCTCTGCTGATGGGCTCCAGGACCTCAGCCCCCACAAATCAAGGCCAGAGAGGAATGCTCAACTCAGGCCTCATCAGAATTGGTAGCAGTGTAAACACACTG GCCTCAGCATCCAGTTTGAAGGGCTCTTCCTCAGGAAGCAGCTTGTCTTTGATTGGCGTGAATGAGTCTCCAGCCAGCCGCCAAGCTGCAGCTAAACTCGCCCTGCGCAAACAACTGGAGAAGACCCTGCTGGAGATTCCCCCACCCAAACCCCCTGCTCCAGAGTTTAACTTCCTGCCCTCTGCGGCCAATAATGAGTTCATTTACCTGGTGGGACTCGAGGAAGTGGTACAGAATCTGCTTGATACCATCCATAGAG GAAAGACAGGTGTAGCACTGTCCAAGACCATTCCCAGAGAGCCCTTCACCTGCACCCAGTGCAAAACCGACTTCACCTGCCGCTGGAGGCATGACAAGACAAAAGGCGGGGCACTCCTCTGTGAACACTGCATGTCATCCAATCAGAAAAAGGTTTTAAAGGCGGAGCATACCAATAGGCTGAAAGCGGCGTTTGTCAAAGCACTGCAACAAGAGCAGGAAATAGAGCAGCGCATTTTTCAGCAGACTTCCTCATCAGTGTCTCACAGTAGCTCCTCTTCGTCGATGAAAGCTGAGAAGCTGGTGTCCCATCAGCTGAAGCAGGCACACGCCAGAGCGTCCTCTATGCACCACCTCCAACAGGCCAGCCGAGGATCCAACATGGTCTACCATCACTCTATCAAGCAG AGCTCCCAGGGCCAGCTGTCCCATGGTGTCTCATCCTTGGGGCTGAGGGGCGTCCcccattctttctcctcctcctcccagcTGCAGAGTGCAGTGGCGGCTGCAGCTTTGGTCAGCCGGCCAGGTAAGCATGCCCACAATTCCCACCGCTCTGTCCAGAGTTCAAAGGTGAGCAGCAGTGGAACCGCCGGCGGCAGGAATATCAGCGGAGGTAGTGCCTCATCCACTGCATGGAAGAAGCAGAGCAACAGCAATACAG GAGTCACTATGGCCTACGTGAACCCCAGCCTGACAGGTCACAAGACGTCAGCCAGCGCCGACGCTCGTCAGAGGGAGTACCTGCTGGACATGATCCCCTCTCGATCGTCGATCTCCCAGACTGCAAATACCTGGAAGTAG
- the LOC117462314 gene encoding transcriptional repressor p66 alpha-like isoform X2 gives MSEEAVRQTRSQKRAMGKDTGPHSTEPSEDENESKKPKLDPSEPRTEDQTELEANSVTAQEDQSPTTVESEHKEEPEQSPSPLPLALPLASHPVKDDQEQTQKQQTVLEPSSDNQTDHKDRDIKVRTEPALETRSKIELTEPKASSGLAAGEVKATIKVEVQRGDQPVDMSTFRGIKREKRPPSPEDDDVIILSDNDSPSPPMNGLRHFKELDIDLLMKSSPAERVHIIKQLKEELRLEEAKLVLLKKLRQSQIHKDTPQNPSGLSGSSVPPPLIRGTITSNKGSQQILTAKSSGMVIPPPLVRGGQQMLSKHSSQIIMPPLVRGAQQIHALRQQQQLAASGGSGPPPLLMGSRTSAPTNQGQRGMLNSGLIRIGSSVNTLASASSLKGSSSGSSLSLIGVNESPASRQAAAKLALRKQLEKTLLEIPPPKPPAPEFNFLPSAANNEFIYLVGLEEVVQNLLDTIHRGKTGVALSKTIPREPFTCTQCKTDFTCRWRHDKTKGGALLCEHCMSSNQKKVLKAEHTNRLKAAFVKALQQEQEIEQRIFQQTSSSVSHSSSSSSMKAEKLVSHQLKQAHARASSMHHLQQASRGSNMVYHHSIKQSSQGQLSHGVSSLGLRGVPHSFSSSSQLQSAVAAAALVSRPGVTMAYVNPSLTGHKTSASADARQREYLLDMIPSRSSISQTANTWK, from the exons ATGTCTGAGGAGGCTGTTCGCCAGACTCGCAGCCAAAAGAGGGCGATGGGGAAGGATACTGGACCCCATTCTACAGAACCCTCTGAGGATGAGAATGAAAGCAAAAAGCCTAAATTGGACCCTTCTGAACCCAGGACAGAGGATCAAACTGAACTTGAAGCCAACTCGGTAACGGCACAGGAAGATCAGAGCCCGACCACGGTCGAATCAGAGCACAAGgaggagccagagcagagcccGTCGCCGCTACCTTTAGCGCTACCTTTGGCCTCTCATCCTGTGAAGGATGATCAGGAGCAGACCCAAAAACAACAGACGGTGCTTGAACCCAGCTCAGACAATCAGACTGATCACAAGGACAGAGACATCAAGGTGAGGACGGAGCCAGCTTTGGAAACAAGGAGCAAGATCGAACTGACAGAGCCAAAAGCGTCCAGTGGCCTGGCTGCCGGTGAGGTGAAGGCCACCATCAAAGTGGAAGTTCAGAGGGGAGACCAGCCCGTGGACATGAGCACCTTCAGAGG CATAAAAAGGGAGAAACGGCCTCCGTCCCCTGAAGATGACGATGTCATCATCTTGTCAGATAATGACTCCCCCAGCCCTCCGATGAATGGCTTGAGACACTTCAAGGAGCTGGACATAGACCTGCTCATG aAGAGCAGCCCAGCGGAGAGGGTGCACATCATTAAGCAGCTGAAGGAGGAGCTGAGACTGGAGGAGGCCAAGCTGGTGCTTCTGAAGAAACTTCGACAGAGCCAGATACACAAGGACACTCCTCAGAAT CCCTCCGGTCTGTCCGGCTCCTCTGTGCCCCCTCCTCTCATTCGAGGAACAATTACAAGCAACAAAGGCTCTCAACAG ATTTTGACAGCCAAGAGTTCAGGCATGGTCATCCCTCCGCCGCTGGTGAGAGGAGGGCAGCAGATGTTGTCCAAACATAGCTCCCAGATCATAATGCCACCTCTGGTCAGAGGGGCACAG CAAATCCACGCTCTgcgccagcagcagcagttgGCTGCCTCTGGAGGATCAGGACCTCCTCCTCTGCTGATGGGCTCCAGGACCTCAGCCCCCACAAATCAAGGCCAGAGAGGAATGCTCAACTCAGGCCTCATCAGAATTGGTAGCAGTGTAAACACACTG GCCTCAGCATCCAGTTTGAAGGGCTCTTCCTCAGGAAGCAGCTTGTCTTTGATTGGCGTGAATGAGTCTCCAGCCAGCCGCCAAGCTGCAGCTAAACTCGCCCTGCGCAAACAACTGGAGAAGACCCTGCTGGAGATTCCCCCACCCAAACCCCCTGCTCCAGAGTTTAACTTCCTGCCCTCTGCGGCCAATAATGAGTTCATTTACCTGGTGGGACTCGAGGAAGTGGTACAGAATCTGCTTGATACCATCCATAGAG GAAAGACAGGTGTAGCACTGTCCAAGACCATTCCCAGAGAGCCCTTCACCTGCACCCAGTGCAAAACCGACTTCACCTGCCGCTGGAGGCATGACAAGACAAAAGGCGGGGCACTCCTCTGTGAACACTGCATGTCATCCAATCAGAAAAAGGTTTTAAAGGCGGAGCATACCAATAGGCTGAAAGCGGCGTTTGTCAAAGCACTGCAACAAGAGCAGGAAATAGAGCAGCGCATTTTTCAGCAGACTTCCTCATCAGTGTCTCACAGTAGCTCCTCTTCGTCGATGAAAGCTGAGAAGCTGGTGTCCCATCAGCTGAAGCAGGCACACGCCAGAGCGTCCTCTATGCACCACCTCCAACAGGCCAGCCGAGGATCCAACATGGTCTACCATCACTCTATCAAGCAG AGCTCCCAGGGCCAGCTGTCCCATGGTGTCTCATCCTTGGGGCTGAGGGGCGTCCcccattctttctcctcctcctcccagcTGCAGAGTGCAGTGGCGGCTGCAGCTTTGGTCAGCCGGCCAG GAGTCACTATGGCCTACGTGAACCCCAGCCTGACAGGTCACAAGACGTCAGCCAGCGCCGACGCTCGTCAGAGGGAGTACCTGCTGGACATGATCCCCTCTCGATCGTCGATCTCCCAGACTGCAAATACCTGGAAGTAG